A DNA window from Candidatus Protochlamydia naegleriophila contains the following coding sequences:
- a CDS encoding adenosine kinase has translation MYSLVFSLILLISNLVLHAQDFELSEDHRFMIAKHPYRILGVGAACIDLLIPVKEDFLKHVPGEKGGAQAIDIEKLNHIIALSDLKPQVATGGSCANTIKGLASLGEKCGFLSHVGTDPLGEHFSNYTKGLGITGLFTYSSRPTARVLCLITPDGQRTMRFFAGASQEMSNHYLHPDYFKDVKLVHIDSYSLRNGEMVARVMQLAKEAGAKISIDLSSFEIVREYYPTLCELLPNYVDIVFANQDETKAMTGLNPYEGCQRLQEICSIAVVLMGKEGCLVGHQDRILHSPAFPAKVIDTTGAGDLFASGFLYGYQQGYSLEESARLGNRLGSAIVEIKGAELPEEKWKDIRKTLNLESITDQRT, from the coding sequence ATGTATAGCCTTGTATTTTCTCTCATTTTACTTATTTCAAATCTTGTCCTTCATGCTCAAGATTTCGAACTATCAGAGGATCATCGCTTTATGATTGCAAAGCACCCCTATCGCATTTTAGGTGTTGGTGCCGCTTGCATCGACCTGCTCATTCCTGTCAAAGAAGATTTTCTCAAGCATGTTCCAGGGGAAAAAGGGGGTGCTCAAGCGATCGACATCGAAAAGCTCAATCACATCATCGCTTTGAGCGATCTGAAGCCGCAAGTTGCGACAGGCGGCAGCTGCGCCAATACAATTAAAGGATTGGCAAGTCTTGGGGAAAAGTGCGGTTTTCTAAGCCACGTAGGTACCGATCCTTTGGGAGAACACTTTTCCAATTACACCAAAGGCCTCGGGATCACAGGTCTCTTCACTTACTCCTCTCGCCCAACAGCCCGTGTACTCTGCCTCATTACACCAGATGGGCAGCGCACCATGCGTTTTTTTGCCGGAGCCAGTCAGGAAATGTCTAATCATTACCTTCATCCCGACTACTTTAAGGACGTCAAACTCGTGCACATTGACTCTTATTCTCTTCGCAATGGGGAAATGGTTGCACGGGTCATGCAACTAGCGAAAGAAGCGGGAGCCAAAATTTCAATAGACTTATCCAGCTTTGAAATCGTTCGCGAATACTACCCAACTCTTTGCGAACTGCTTCCCAATTACGTCGACATTGTCTTTGCCAATCAAGATGAAACCAAGGCGATGACCGGTTTAAATCCCTATGAGGGGTGTCAAAGGCTGCAAGAAATCTGTTCGATAGCTGTGGTTCTAATGGGCAAGGAAGGCTGCCTAGTGGGCCATCAGGATCGCATTTTGCACAGCCCAGCTTTTCCGGCTAAAGTGATTGACACAACAGGTGCAGGAGATTTATTCGCGAGCGGCTTTTTATATGGCTACCAACAAGGCTATTCGCTAGAAGAGAGTGCAAGGCTTGGCAACCGCTTAGGCAGTGCTATTGTCGAGATTAAAGGAGCGGAGCTTCCTGAAGAAAAATGGAAGGACATTCGCAAAACACTTAATCTTGAATCAATAACCGATCAAAGGACTTAA